The following are encoded together in the Eptesicus fuscus isolate TK198812 chromosome 16, DD_ASM_mEF_20220401, whole genome shotgun sequence genome:
- the SERTAD2 gene encoding SERTA domain-containing protein 2 encodes MLGKGGKRKFDEHEDGLEGKILSPSDGPSKVSYTLQRQTIFNISLMKLYNHRPLTEPSLQKTVLINNMLRRIQEELKQEGSLRPAFPAAAAAQPSAPPSGSSREAPPACSPPAPPPAHPGDLASTTPLEACLTPASLLEDDDDDTFCTSPAAAPTARRPSPALPPEKDSFSSALDEIEELCPTSTSAQAAAGAAAGSAKGGASASSAPKPEGLPEGRPDDPKLMDSLPGNFEVTTSTGFLTDLTLDDILFADIDTSMYDFDPCTSASGAASKMAPVSADDLLKTLAPYSSQPVAPSQPFKMDLTELDHIMEVLVGS; translated from the coding sequence ATGTTGGGTAAAGGAGGAAAACGGAAGTTTGATGAGCATGAAGATGGGCTGGAAGGCAAAATCCTGTCTCCCTCCGACGGTCCGTCCAAGGTGTCGTACACCTTACAGCGCCAGACTATCTTCAACATTTCCCTTATGAAGCTCTACAACCACCGGCCCCTCACCGAGCCCAGCCTGCAGAAGACCGTCCTCATCAACAACATGCTGCGGCGGATCCAGGAGGAGCTCAAGCAGGAGGGCAGCCTGCGGCCCGccttccccgccgccgccgccgcgcagcCCAGCGCCCCGCCGAGCGGCAGCTCCCGGGAGGCCCCGCCCGCCTGCAGCCCCCCGGCGCCCCCGCCCGCGCACCCCGGGGACCTCGCCAGCACCACCCCGCTGGAGGCCTGCCTCACCCCGGCGTCGCTGCTCGAGGACGACGACGACGACACGTTTTGCACTTCCCCGGCGGCGGCCCCCACCGCCAGacgcccctccccggccctcccGCCCGAGAAGGACAGCTTCTCCTCCGCCCTGGACGAGATCGAGGAGCTCTGCCCCACATCTACCTCCGCCCAGGCCGCCGCCGGCGCCGCGGCTGGCAGCGCGAAAGGGGGCGCCAGCGCGTCCAGCGCCCCGAAACCCGAGGGGCTCCCCGAGGGCCGCCCCGACGACCCCAAACTGATGGACTCTCTGCCTGGGAATTTCGAGGTCACCACGTCCACGGGGTTCCTGACGGACCTGACCCTGGACGACATCCTGTTCGCCGACATTGACACGTCCATGTATGATTTTGACCCCTGCACCTCCGCCTCGGGCGCAGCCTCGAAGATGGCCCCCGTGTCCGCGGACGACCTCCTCAAGACCCTCGCCCCCTACAGCAGCCAGCCCGTCGCCCCGAGCCAGCCTTTCAAAATGGACCTCACAGAGCTGGACCACATCATGGAGGTGCTCGTGGGGTCCTAA